A stretch of Desulfurivibrio alkaliphilus AHT 2 DNA encodes these proteins:
- a CDS encoding multiheme c-type cytochrome, with translation MALLLGLGACSGDDGKDGKDVDPAVAEGLQQQIADLEAALENAFDPEVIAELEQKIEELEAKLDGDVPVTVKSDYVGAQTCGLCHKDEHAEWKGSWHTRKSTWGPAVTQEAFESVNNSNKTYEQHQQAALDKFLPGVRENWDMLSSYMVLAGASLADVPSEIKDKAEWAGVNRVIYVTDKQYDWDEIEVIIGETRKQRYAVYYDGGPVEAARYAYSKDNGISWTVDEDMDTVSFAGDLRRAGYKFLTIELDALKASKALYDAAVAGETVAAYMANIEKSSMYGTTNSWQEQCIACHTTGFDADAWVAAKAAYVEGETPGDELRQVFISEIEISCETCHGPGRAHAESFGDPAMIVNPAALAMTDPTRKMACEQCHTRAQKNLIYEPGSAAAPYDAGTNDNRGFVLGEHDFMDVMQYTRPAWGTGNRQVSIDGKGRRDHQQDMDIRLSYYAKGGEAFYHYRQACFDCHSAHGVGKAVSDGAGGVIEYTTDADKTLFTTTGANPDPDGRVRLNKTRVNSCGMCHGDWEDKLDVFNGRTGWEDEPNYPYGFGAWGNRVGRADRKQHIFNTDSEGRSFGLRPDRYTWGQQVDGSWVAIWPWEKVLPDYVNYVQQEDKP, from the coding sequence TTGGCCCTGTTGTTGGGCCTTGGCGCCTGTAGCGGCGATGACGGCAAGGATGGCAAAGATGTTGATCCGGCGGTAGCCGAAGGCCTGCAGCAGCAGATCGCGGACCTGGAAGCGGCCCTGGAAAATGCGTTTGACCCGGAGGTTATTGCGGAACTTGAACAGAAGATTGAGGAGTTGGAGGCTAAGCTTGATGGTGATGTACCGGTCACCGTAAAAAGCGACTACGTCGGTGCCCAGACCTGTGGCTTGTGCCATAAGGATGAGCACGCCGAATGGAAAGGCAGTTGGCACACCCGCAAGTCCACCTGGGGCCCGGCTGTAACCCAGGAAGCCTTTGAATCGGTTAACAACTCCAATAAAACATACGAGCAGCACCAGCAAGCCGCCCTGGATAAGTTCCTGCCCGGGGTGAGGGAAAACTGGGATATGCTCAGCTCCTACATGGTTCTGGCCGGGGCCAGCCTGGCTGACGTGCCCTCGGAGATCAAAGATAAAGCTGAATGGGCAGGTGTTAACAGAGTAATTTATGTCACCGATAAGCAGTATGATTGGGATGAAATCGAAGTTATCATCGGTGAAACCCGCAAACAGCGCTATGCCGTTTACTATGACGGTGGCCCGGTGGAAGCGGCCCGGTACGCTTACAGCAAAGACAATGGCATCAGCTGGACCGTTGATGAGGACATGGATACGGTGTCTTTTGCGGGCGACTTGAGGCGAGCCGGCTACAAGTTTCTTACCATCGAGCTGGATGCGCTGAAGGCCTCAAAGGCATTGTACGATGCGGCCGTGGCAGGCGAGACGGTAGCTGCCTACATGGCCAATATCGAAAAGAGCAGCATGTACGGCACCACTAACTCCTGGCAGGAACAGTGTATCGCCTGCCACACCACCGGTTTCGATGCCGACGCCTGGGTTGCCGCCAAAGCCGCCTACGTGGAAGGAGAAACTCCGGGCGACGAGTTGCGCCAGGTCTTTATCTCTGAAATCGAGATCTCCTGCGAGACGTGCCACGGCCCTGGTCGGGCGCACGCCGAATCCTTCGGCGACCCCGCCATGATCGTCAACCCGGCCGCCCTGGCCATGACCGATCCGACCAGGAAAATGGCCTGTGAACAGTGTCATACCCGGGCCCAGAAAAACCTAATCTACGAACCTGGAAGTGCTGCCGCTCCCTACGATGCCGGTACCAACGACAACCGGGGTTTTGTGTTGGGTGAGCACGACTTCATGGATGTAATGCAATACACCCGTCCGGCCTGGGGTACCGGCAACCGTCAGGTCTCCATCGACGGCAAGGGACGGCGCGATCACCAGCAGGATATGGATATCCGGTTGAGCTATTACGCCAAAGGCGGTGAAGCTTTCTATCATTACCGTCAGGCCTGTTTCGATTGTCATAGTGCCCACGGTGTGGGTAAAGCAGTATCTGATGGCGCAGGGGGGGTGATCGAATACACTACCGACGCTGATAAAACCCTGTTCACTACAACAGGTGCCAACCCCGATCCAGACGGCAGAGTTCGTTTGAATAAAACCCGCGTGAACAGTTGCGGAATGTGTCACGGGGACTGGGAAGATAAGCTGGACGTTTTCAATGGCCGGACCGGCTGGGAGGATGAGCCCAATTATCCCTATGGTTTCGGCGCGTGGGGTAACCGGGTAGGCCGGGCTGATCGCAAGCAGCATATCTTCAATACCGATAGTGAAGGCCGCAGCTTCGGCTTGCGTCCTGACCGGTACACCTGGGGCCAACAGGTCGATGGCTCGTGGGTAGCTATCTGGCCGTGGGAAAAAGTGCTGCCCGACTACGTGAACTACGTCCAACAAGAAGACAAACCCTAA